The following coding sequences lie in one Odocoileus virginianus isolate 20LAN1187 ecotype Illinois unplaced genomic scaffold, Ovbor_1.2 Unplaced_Scaffold_36, whole genome shotgun sequence genomic window:
- the DPRX gene encoding divergent paired-related homeobox gives MENKTKQNNPYPTLGLQREMASKMELHPTVLQDWFKNHRVKFKKARDEDFPSEHGQYWLRQGERGSTSQVLSGAFLESLVPTGPQTPSFQLSTRPAPKDLVDHSLGHKMVRFGCCQDPNIYCLYTTVEP, from the exons atggaaaacaaaacaaaacaaaacaacccataCCCCACCCTTGGCCTCCAGAGAGAAATGGCCTCAAAAATGGAGCTACACCCAACAGTCCTGCAG gATTGGTTCAAGAATCATAGAGTGAAATTCAAGAAAGCCAGAGATGAGGATTTCCCATCAGAA CATGGTCAATATTGGCTCCGCCAAGGAGAGCGTGGCTCCACATCCCAGGTCCTCTCTGGTGCCTTCCTTGAATCCCTAGTTCCTACAGGTCCTCAGACACCTTCCTTCCAGCTCAGCACAAGGCCTGCCCCGAAGGATCTCGTAGACCATTCTCTGGGCCACAAAATGGTCCGTTTTGGCTGCTGCCAAGACCCAAATATATACTGCCTCTATACCACTGTGGAACCCTGA
- the LOC110145174 gene encoding cationic amino acid transporter 3-like: protein MAVLVPGALAAVMALLFNFTDLVDLMSLRSLLAYSLVTFSVLVLRYQPAQNRSKKEKTEEETEMEPEVEGGPLESEPEAGISGILKSLWFPTSTIPTQKSGQIVYGCASLLVLLLTILSLILAWWSSQVFSGDPVLTTVAVLLLLLITGVTVIIWRQPQDPTALPFRVGDLMCPKCPP, encoded by the exons ATGGCCGTCTTGGTTCCTGGAGCTCTTGCAG CGGTCATGGCATTACTCTTCAACTTCACTGACCTGGTGGACCTCATGTCACTTCGGTCCTTGCTGGCTTACTCCCTGGTGACATTTTCTGTCCTTGTCCTCAG GTATCAACCAGCCCAGAACAGAAGcaagaaggagaaaacagaggaggaaactgagatggAGCCTGAAGTTGAAGGAGGTCCTTTGGAATCTGAACCTGAAGCAGGAATCTCAGGCATTCTAAAGAGTCTATGGTTCCCTACCAGCACCATCCCCACCCAGAAATCTGGCCAGATTGTCTATGGATGTGCCTCCCTGCTTG TTCTCCTGCTGACCATCCTGAGCCTGATCCTGGCCTGGTGGTCCAGCCAGGTGTTCTCTGGAGACCCCGTGCTCACAACAGTggctgtgctgctgctgctgctcatcaCTGGGGTCACGGTCATCATCTGGAGGCAGCCCCAGGACCCCACTGCTCTTCCATTCAGGGTAGGTGACCTTATGTGCCCAAAGTGTCCACCTTGA